A single Pan troglodytes isolate AG18354 chromosome 19, NHGRI_mPanTro3-v2.0_pri, whole genome shotgun sequence DNA region contains:
- the TMEM94 gene encoding transmembrane protein 94 isoform X6 codes for MAATKLGEPPSALGLSTRKALSVLKEQLEAVLEGHLRERKKCLTWKEVWRSSFLHHSNRCSCFHWPGASLMLLAVLLLLGCCGGQPAGSRGVGLVNASALFLLLLLNLVLIGRQDRLKRREVERRLRGIIDQIQDALRDGREIQWPNAMYPDLHMPFAPSWSLHWAYRDGHLVNLPVSLLVEGDIIALRPGQESFASLRGIKDDEHIVLEPGDLFPPFSPPPSPRGEVERGPQSPQQHRLFRVLETPVIDNVRWCLDMALSRPVTALDNERFTVQSVMLHYAVPVVLAGFLITNALRFIFSAPGVTSWQYTLLQLQVNGVLPILPLLFPVLWVLATACGEARVLAQMSKASPSSLLAKFSEDTLSSYTEAVSSQEMLRCIWGHFLRVLGGTSPTLSHSSSLLHSLGSVTVLCCVDKQGILSWPNPSPETVLFFSGKVEPPHSSHEDLTDGLSTRSFCHPEVEEEPHERDALLAGSLNNTLHLSNEQERGDWPGEAPKPPEPYSHHKAHGRSKHPSGSNVSFSRDTEGGEEEPSKTQPGMESDPYEAEDFVCDYHLEMLSLSQDQQNPSCIQFDDSNWQLHLTSLKPLGLNVLLNLCDASVTERLCRFSDHLCNIALQESHSAVLPVHVPWGLCELARLIGFTPGAKELFKQENHLALYRLPSAETMKETSLGRLSCVTKRRPPLSHMISLFIKDTTTSEPWLRWPAPGTEQMLSHGTADVVLEACTDFWDGADIYPLSGSDRKKVLDFYQRACLSGYCSAFAYKPMNCALSSQLNGKCIELVQVPGQSSIFTMCELPSTIPIKQNARRSSWSSDEGIGEVLEKEDCMQALSGQIFMGMVSSQYQARLDIVRLIDGLVNACIRFVYFSLEDELKSKVFAEKMGLETGWNCHISLTPNGDMPGSEIPPSSPSHAGSLHDDLNQVSRDDAEGLLLMEEEGHSDLISFQPTDSDIPSFLEDSNRAKLPRGIHQVRPHLQNIDNVPLLVPLFTDCTPETMCEMIKIMQEYGEVTCCLGSSANLRNSCLFLQSDISIALDPLYPSRCSWETFGYATSTSMAQASDGLSPLQLSGQLNSLPCSLTFRQEETISIIRLIEQARHATYGIRKCFLFLLQCQLTLVVIQFLSCLVQLPPLLSTTDILWLSCFCYPLLSISLLGKPPHSSIMSMATGKNLQSIPKKTQHYFLLCFLLKFSLTISSCLICFGFTLQSFCDSSRDRNLTNCSSVMLPSNDDRAPAWFEDFANGLLSAQKLTAALIVLHTGERAPWEGVDDGGRGAPLWKSDPHIAPLSPVFISITHVHRTKPLWRKSPLTNLWWAVTVPVVLLGQVVQTAVDLQLWTHRDSHVHFGLEDVPLLTWLLGCLSLVLVVVTNEIVKLHEIRVRVRYQKRQKLQFETKLGMNSPF; via the exons GGCGAGCCTCCCTCAGCCCTGGGCCTGTCCACGCGGAAGGCCCTCAGCGTCCTGAAGGAGCAGCTGGAGGCAGTGCTGGAAGGACATCTCAGGGAGCGGAAGAAGTGTCTGACGTGGAAG GAGGTGTGGAGAAGCAGCTTCCTCCACCACAGTAACCGCTGCTCCTGCTTCCACTGGCCGGGGGCCTCACTCATGCTACTGGccgtgctgctgctgctgggctgCTGCGGGGGACAGCCAGCCGGGAG CCGTGGGGTGGGGCTGGTGAATGCCTCAGCCTTGTTCCTGTTACTGCTTCTCAACCTTGTGCTCATCGGGCGGCAAGACCGGCTGAAGCGTCGGGAGGTAGAGCGGAGGCTGCGAGGGATCATTGATCAAATCCAAG ATGCCCTCAGGGATGGCAGGGAGATCCAGTGGCCCAATGCCATGTATCCAGACCTCCACATGCCTTTTGCACCATCCTGGTCCTTGCACTGGGCCTACAGAGACGGACACCTGGTCAACCTGCCAGTCAGCCTGCTGGTTGAAGGAGACATCATAGCTTTGAGGCCTGGCCAGGAATCGTTTGCTTCTCTGAGGGGGATCAAG GATGACGAGCACATCGTCCTGGAGCCGGGAGACCTCTTCCCCCCcttctcccctccaccctcaccccgGGGAGAAGTGGAGAGAGGGCCACAGAGCCCCCAGCAGCACCGGCTTTTCCGTGTCCTTGAGACCCCTGTGATTGACAACGTCAG ATGGTGCCTGGACATGGCCCTGTCCCGACCAGTCACTGCCCTGGACAATGAGCGGTTCACAGTGCAGTCGGTGATGCTACACTATGCTGTGCCCGTGGTCCTG GCCGGCTTCCTCATCACCAATGCCCTGCGCTTCATCTTCAGTGCCCCGGGGGTCACTTCCTGGCAGTACACCCTCCTCCAGCTCCAG GTGAATGGCGTCCTGCCCATCCTCCCCCTGCTCTTTCCAGTCCTCTGGGTTCTGGCAACTGCCTGTGGAGAGGCCCGTGTCCTGGCCCAGATGAGcaaggcctcacccagctccctg CTGGCTAAGTTCTCAGAGGATACTCTCAGCAGCTATACGGAGGCTGTCTCCTCTCAG GAAATGCTGCGCTGCATTTGGGGCCACTTCCTGAGGGTGCTCGGGGGGACATCGCCAACGCTGAGCCACAGTTCCAGCCTGCTGCACAGCCTGGGCTCTGTCACG GTCCTGTGCTGTGTGGACAAACAGGGGATCCTGTCATGGCCAAATCCCAGCCCAGAGACTGTACTGTTCTTCAGCGGGAAGGTGGAGCCCCCTCACAGCAGCCACGAGGACCTCACCGATGGCCTATCCACCCGCTCCTTCTGCCATCCCGAGGTAGAGGAGGAG CCCCATGAACGAGACGCCCTCCTGGCTGGCTCCCTGAACAACACCCTGCACCTTTCCAATGAGCAGGAGCGTGGCGACTGGCCTGGCGAGGCTCCCAAGCCCCCCGAGCCCTATTCACACCACAAAGCGCATGGCCGCAGCAAACACCCATCTGGCTCCAACGTGAGCTTCAGCAGGGACACCGAGGGTGGTGAAGAAGAGCCCAGCAAG ACCCAGCCTGGGATGGAGAGCGACCCCTACGAAGCAGAGGACTTTGTGTGTGACTACCACCTGGAGATGCTGAGCCTGTCCCAGGACCAGCAGAACCCCTCCTGCATCCAGTTTGATGACTCCAACTGGCAGCTGCACCTCACCTCCCTCAAACCCCTGGGCCTCAATGTGCTGCTGAACCTGTGTGATGCCAGCGTCACCGAGCGCCTGTGCCGATTCTCCGACCACCTGTGCAACATCGCCCTGCAAGAGAGCCACAGCGCCGTGCTGCCCGTCCATGTGCCCTGGGGCCTCTGCGAGCTTGCCCGCCTCATTG GCTTCACTCCTGGGGCCAAGGAGCTTTTCAAGCAGGAGAACCATCTGGCGCTGTACCGCCTCCCCAGTGCCGAGACAATGAAGGAGACATCGCTGGGGCGGCTCTCCTGTGTCACCAAGCGGCGGCCTCCCCTCAGCCACATGATCAGCCTCTTCATTAAAGACACCACCACCAGTGAGCCCTGGCTACGTTGGCCAGCACCAG GCACAGAGCAGATGCTGTCCCATGGCACCGCTGATGTGGTCTTAGAGGCCTGCACAGACTTCTGGGACGGAGCTGACATCTACCCTCTCTCGGGATCTGACAG AAAGAAAGTGCTCGACTTCTACCAGCGAGCCTGCCTGTCTGGGTATTGCTCTGCCTTCGCCTACAAGCCCATGAACTGCGCCCTGTCCTCTCAGCTCAACGGCAAGTGCATCGAGCTGGTACAGGTGCCCGGCCAAAGCAGCATCTTCACCATGTGCGAGCTGCCCAGCACCATCCCCATCAAGCAGAACGCCCGCCGCAGCAGCTGGAGCTCTGACG AAGGGATCGGGGAGGTGCTGGAGAAGGAAGACTGCATGCAGGCCCTGAGCGGCCAGATCTTCATGGGCATGGTGTCCTCCCAGTACCAGGCCCGGCTGGACATCGTGCGCCTCATTGATGGGCTTGTCAACGCCTGCATCCGCTTTGTCTACTTCTCTTTGGAGGATGAGCTCAAAAGCAAG GTGTTTGCAGAAAAAATGGGCCTGGAGACAGGCTGGAACTGCCACATCTCCCTCACACCCAATGGTGACATGCCTGGCTCCGAGATCcccccctccagccccagccacgCAGGCTCCCTGCATGATGACCTGAATCAGG TGTCCCGAGATGATGCAGAAGGGCTCCTCCTCATGGAGGAGGAGGGCCACTCGGACCTCATCAGCTTCCAGCCTACGGACAGCGACATCCCCAGCTTCCTGGAGGACTCCAACCGG GCCAAGCTGCCCCGGGGTATCCACCAAGTGCGGCCCCACCTGCAGAACATTGACAACGTGCCCCTGCTAGTGCCCCTTTTCACCGACTGCACCCCAGAGA CCATGTGTGAGATGATAAAGATCATGCAAGAGTACGGGGAGGTGACCTGCTGCCTGGGCAGCTCTGCCAACCTGCGGAACAGCTGCCTCTTCCTCCAGAGCGACATCAG CATTGCCCTGGATCCCCTGTACCCATCCCGTTGCTCCTGGGAGACCTTTGGCTACGCCACCAGCACCAGCATGGCCCAGGCCTCGGATGGCCTTTCTCCCCTGCAGCTGTCAGGGCAGCTCAACAGCCTGCCCTGTTCCCTGACCTTTCGCCAGGAGGAGACCATCAGCATCATCCGGCTTATCGAACAG GCTCGGCATGCCACCTATGGCATCCGTAAGTGCTTCCTCTTCCTGCTGCAGTGCCAGCTGACTCTTGTGGTCATCCAG TTCCTTTCTTGCCTGGTCCAGCTGCCGCCACTCCTGAGTACCACCGACATCCTGTGGCTGTCCTGCTTTTGCTACCCTCTGCTCAG CATCTCTCTGCTGGGGAAGCCCCCCCATAGCTCCATCATGTCTATGGCAACGGGGAAAAACCTCCAGTCCATTCCCAAGAAG ACCCAGCACTACTTCCTGCTCTGCTTCCTGCTCAAGTTCAGCCTCACCATCAGCTCCTGCCTCATCTGCTTTGGCTTCACACTGCAGAGCTTCTGTGACAGCTCCCGGGACCGCAACCTCACCAACTGCTCCTCCGTCATGCTGCCCAG CAACGACGACAGGGCTCCAGCCTGGTTTGAGGACTTTGCCAATGGACTGCTGTCGGCTCAGAAGCTCACGGCCGCCCTGATTGTCCTGCACACTGGTGAGAGGGCTCCCTGGGAGGGCGTGGATGATGGTGGGAGAGGAGCCCCACTGTGGAAGTCTGACCCCCACATCGCCCCACTTTCCCCAGTCTTCATTTCCATCACCCATGTGCATCGCACCAAGCCCCTGTGGAGAAAGAGCCCCTTGACCAACCTCTGGTGGGCCGTGACAGTGCCTGTGGT GCTGCTGGGTCAGGTGGTCCAGACGGCTGTGGACCTGCAGCTGTGGACACACAGGGACAGCCACGTCCACTTTGGCCTGGAGGACGTGCCCCTGCTGACATGGCTCCTGGGCTGCCTGTCCCTGGTCCTTGTGGTGGTGACCAATGAGATCGTGAAGCTACATGAGATTCG GGTCCGAGTCCGCTACCAGAAGCGACAGAAGCTGCAGTTTGAAACTAAGCTGGGCATGAACTCTCCCTTCTGA
- the TMEM94 gene encoding transmembrane protein 94 isoform X18, which translates to MLFKQAELWMSHQGKGNKGEPPSALGLSTRKALSVLKEQLEAVLEGHLRERKKCLTWKEVWRSSFLHHSNRCSCFHWPGASLMLLAVLLLLGCCGGQPAGSRGVGLVNASALFLLLLLNLVLIGRQDRLKRREVERRLRGIIDQIQDALRDGREIQWPNAMYPDLHMPFAPSWSLHWAYRDGHLVNLPVSLLVEGDIIALRPGQESFASLRGIKDDEHIVLEPGDLFPPFSPPPSPRGEVERGPQSPQQHRLFRVLETPVIDNVRWCLDMALSRPVTALDNERFTVQSVMLHYAVPVVLAGFLITNALRFIFSAPGVTSWQYTLLQLQVNGVLPILPLLFPVLWVLATACGEARVLAQMSKASPSSLLAKFSEDTLSSYTEAVSSQEMLRCIWGHFLRVLGGTSPTLSHSSSLLHSLGSVTVLCCVDKQGILSWPNPSPETVLFFSGKVEPPHSSHEDLTDGLSTRSFCHPEVEEEPHERDALLAGSLNNTLHLSNEQERGDWPGEAPKPPEPYSHHKAHGRSKHPSGSNVSFSRDTEGGEEEPSKTQPGMESDPYEAEDFVCDYHLEMLSLSQDQQNPSCIQFDDSNWQLHLTSLKPLGLNVLLNLCDASVTERLCRFSDHLCNIALQESHSAVLPVHVPWGLCELARLIGFTPGAKELFKQENHLALYRLPSAETMKETSLGRLSCVTKRRPPLSHMISLFIKDTTTSEPWLRWPAPGTEQMLSHGTADVVLEACTDFWDGADIYPLSGSDRKKVLDFYQRACLSGYCSAFAYKPMNCALSSQLNGKCIELVQVPGQSSIFTMCELPSTIPIKQNARRSSWSSDGIGEVLEKEDCMQALSGQIFMGMVSSQYQARLDIVRLIDGLVNACIRFVYFSLEDELKSKVFAEKMGLETGWNCHISLTPNGDMPGSEIPPSSPSHAGSLHDDLNQVSRDDAEGLLLMEEEGHSDLISFQPTDSDIPSFLEDSNRAKLPRGIHQVRPHLQNIDNVPLLVPLFTDCTPETMCEMIKIMQEYGEVTCCLGSSANLRNSCLFLQSDISIALDPLYPSRCSWETFGYATSTSMAQASDGLSPLQLSGQLNSLPCSLTFRQEETISIIRLIEQARHATYGIRKCFLFLLQCQLTLVVIQFLSCLVQLPPLLSTTDILWLSCFCYPLLSISLLGKPPHSSIMSMATGKNLQSIPKKTQHYFLLCFLLKFSLTISSCLICFGFTLQSFCDSSRDRNLTNCSSVMLPSNDDRAPAWFEDFANGLLSAQKLTAALIVLHTVFISITHVHRTKPLWRKSPLTNLWWAVTVPVVLLGQVVQTAVDLQLWTHRDSHVHFGLEDVPLLTWLLGCLSLVLVVVTNEIVKLHEIRVRVRYQKRQKLQFETKLGMNSPF; encoded by the exons GGCGAGCCTCCCTCAGCCCTGGGCCTGTCCACGCGGAAGGCCCTCAGCGTCCTGAAGGAGCAGCTGGAGGCAGTGCTGGAAGGACATCTCAGGGAGCGGAAGAAGTGTCTGACGTGGAAG GAGGTGTGGAGAAGCAGCTTCCTCCACCACAGTAACCGCTGCTCCTGCTTCCACTGGCCGGGGGCCTCACTCATGCTACTGGccgtgctgctgctgctgggctgCTGCGGGGGACAGCCAGCCGGGAG CCGTGGGGTGGGGCTGGTGAATGCCTCAGCCTTGTTCCTGTTACTGCTTCTCAACCTTGTGCTCATCGGGCGGCAAGACCGGCTGAAGCGTCGGGAGGTAGAGCGGAGGCTGCGAGGGATCATTGATCAAATCCAAG ATGCCCTCAGGGATGGCAGGGAGATCCAGTGGCCCAATGCCATGTATCCAGACCTCCACATGCCTTTTGCACCATCCTGGTCCTTGCACTGGGCCTACAGAGACGGACACCTGGTCAACCTGCCAGTCAGCCTGCTGGTTGAAGGAGACATCATAGCTTTGAGGCCTGGCCAGGAATCGTTTGCTTCTCTGAGGGGGATCAAG GATGACGAGCACATCGTCCTGGAGCCGGGAGACCTCTTCCCCCCcttctcccctccaccctcaccccgGGGAGAAGTGGAGAGAGGGCCACAGAGCCCCCAGCAGCACCGGCTTTTCCGTGTCCTTGAGACCCCTGTGATTGACAACGTCAG ATGGTGCCTGGACATGGCCCTGTCCCGACCAGTCACTGCCCTGGACAATGAGCGGTTCACAGTGCAGTCGGTGATGCTACACTATGCTGTGCCCGTGGTCCTG GCCGGCTTCCTCATCACCAATGCCCTGCGCTTCATCTTCAGTGCCCCGGGGGTCACTTCCTGGCAGTACACCCTCCTCCAGCTCCAG GTGAATGGCGTCCTGCCCATCCTCCCCCTGCTCTTTCCAGTCCTCTGGGTTCTGGCAACTGCCTGTGGAGAGGCCCGTGTCCTGGCCCAGATGAGcaaggcctcacccagctccctg CTGGCTAAGTTCTCAGAGGATACTCTCAGCAGCTATACGGAGGCTGTCTCCTCTCAG GAAATGCTGCGCTGCATTTGGGGCCACTTCCTGAGGGTGCTCGGGGGGACATCGCCAACGCTGAGCCACAGTTCCAGCCTGCTGCACAGCCTGGGCTCTGTCACG GTCCTGTGCTGTGTGGACAAACAGGGGATCCTGTCATGGCCAAATCCCAGCCCAGAGACTGTACTGTTCTTCAGCGGGAAGGTGGAGCCCCCTCACAGCAGCCACGAGGACCTCACCGATGGCCTATCCACCCGCTCCTTCTGCCATCCCGAGGTAGAGGAGGAG CCCCATGAACGAGACGCCCTCCTGGCTGGCTCCCTGAACAACACCCTGCACCTTTCCAATGAGCAGGAGCGTGGCGACTGGCCTGGCGAGGCTCCCAAGCCCCCCGAGCCCTATTCACACCACAAAGCGCATGGCCGCAGCAAACACCCATCTGGCTCCAACGTGAGCTTCAGCAGGGACACCGAGGGTGGTGAAGAAGAGCCCAGCAAG ACCCAGCCTGGGATGGAGAGCGACCCCTACGAAGCAGAGGACTTTGTGTGTGACTACCACCTGGAGATGCTGAGCCTGTCCCAGGACCAGCAGAACCCCTCCTGCATCCAGTTTGATGACTCCAACTGGCAGCTGCACCTCACCTCCCTCAAACCCCTGGGCCTCAATGTGCTGCTGAACCTGTGTGATGCCAGCGTCACCGAGCGCCTGTGCCGATTCTCCGACCACCTGTGCAACATCGCCCTGCAAGAGAGCCACAGCGCCGTGCTGCCCGTCCATGTGCCCTGGGGCCTCTGCGAGCTTGCCCGCCTCATTG GCTTCACTCCTGGGGCCAAGGAGCTTTTCAAGCAGGAGAACCATCTGGCGCTGTACCGCCTCCCCAGTGCCGAGACAATGAAGGAGACATCGCTGGGGCGGCTCTCCTGTGTCACCAAGCGGCGGCCTCCCCTCAGCCACATGATCAGCCTCTTCATTAAAGACACCACCACCAGTGAGCCCTGGCTACGTTGGCCAGCACCAG GCACAGAGCAGATGCTGTCCCATGGCACCGCTGATGTGGTCTTAGAGGCCTGCACAGACTTCTGGGACGGAGCTGACATCTACCCTCTCTCGGGATCTGACAG AAAGAAAGTGCTCGACTTCTACCAGCGAGCCTGCCTGTCTGGGTATTGCTCTGCCTTCGCCTACAAGCCCATGAACTGCGCCCTGTCCTCTCAGCTCAACGGCAAGTGCATCGAGCTGGTACAGGTGCCCGGCCAAAGCAGCATCTTCACCATGTGCGAGCTGCCCAGCACCATCCCCATCAAGCAGAACGCCCGCCGCAGCAGCTGGAGCTCTGACG GGATCGGGGAGGTGCTGGAGAAGGAAGACTGCATGCAGGCCCTGAGCGGCCAGATCTTCATGGGCATGGTGTCCTCCCAGTACCAGGCCCGGCTGGACATCGTGCGCCTCATTGATGGGCTTGTCAACGCCTGCATCCGCTTTGTCTACTTCTCTTTGGAGGATGAGCTCAAAAGCAAG GTGTTTGCAGAAAAAATGGGCCTGGAGACAGGCTGGAACTGCCACATCTCCCTCACACCCAATGGTGACATGCCTGGCTCCGAGATCcccccctccagccccagccacgCAGGCTCCCTGCATGATGACCTGAATCAGG TGTCCCGAGATGATGCAGAAGGGCTCCTCCTCATGGAGGAGGAGGGCCACTCGGACCTCATCAGCTTCCAGCCTACGGACAGCGACATCCCCAGCTTCCTGGAGGACTCCAACCGG GCCAAGCTGCCCCGGGGTATCCACCAAGTGCGGCCCCACCTGCAGAACATTGACAACGTGCCCCTGCTAGTGCCCCTTTTCACCGACTGCACCCCAGAGA CCATGTGTGAGATGATAAAGATCATGCAAGAGTACGGGGAGGTGACCTGCTGCCTGGGCAGCTCTGCCAACCTGCGGAACAGCTGCCTCTTCCTCCAGAGCGACATCAG CATTGCCCTGGATCCCCTGTACCCATCCCGTTGCTCCTGGGAGACCTTTGGCTACGCCACCAGCACCAGCATGGCCCAGGCCTCGGATGGCCTTTCTCCCCTGCAGCTGTCAGGGCAGCTCAACAGCCTGCCCTGTTCCCTGACCTTTCGCCAGGAGGAGACCATCAGCATCATCCGGCTTATCGAACAG GCTCGGCATGCCACCTATGGCATCCGTAAGTGCTTCCTCTTCCTGCTGCAGTGCCAGCTGACTCTTGTGGTCATCCAG TTCCTTTCTTGCCTGGTCCAGCTGCCGCCACTCCTGAGTACCACCGACATCCTGTGGCTGTCCTGCTTTTGCTACCCTCTGCTCAG CATCTCTCTGCTGGGGAAGCCCCCCCATAGCTCCATCATGTCTATGGCAACGGGGAAAAACCTCCAGTCCATTCCCAAGAAG ACCCAGCACTACTTCCTGCTCTGCTTCCTGCTCAAGTTCAGCCTCACCATCAGCTCCTGCCTCATCTGCTTTGGCTTCACACTGCAGAGCTTCTGTGACAGCTCCCGGGACCGCAACCTCACCAACTGCTCCTCCGTCATGCTGCCCAG CAACGACGACAGGGCTCCAGCCTGGTTTGAGGACTTTGCCAATGGACTGCTGTCGGCTCAGAAGCTCACGGCCGCCCTGATTGTCCTGCACACTG TCTTCATTTCCATCACCCATGTGCATCGCACCAAGCCCCTGTGGAGAAAGAGCCCCTTGACCAACCTCTGGTGGGCCGTGACAGTGCCTGTGGT GCTGCTGGGTCAGGTGGTCCAGACGGCTGTGGACCTGCAGCTGTGGACACACAGGGACAGCCACGTCCACTTTGGCCTGGAGGACGTGCCCCTGCTGACATGGCTCCTGGGCTGCCTGTCCCTGGTCCTTGTGGTGGTGACCAATGAGATCGTGAAGCTACATGAGATTCG GGTCCGAGTCCGCTACCAGAAGCGACAGAAGCTGCAGTTTGAAACTAAGCTGGGCATGAACTCTCCCTTCTGA